The genomic DNA AAGTTCATGATATTCACTTTTAAACAACCTTTGTTGGCTGTTAAgctgttcttgctttgtctccGTTTGTGGCCATTGTTCTCACTATGTCTCTGTGTGGCCATTGCAGTAAACACTACAGAGAGTACCTGGTTAGTCTCATTAACGGACACACCCTGGACCCCGCTCTTATCTATGACCAACAAGAGGTGACAGTTGCCTGCAGGAGGTACCAGGTGGAGGAGCAACAAGGGGAGGGGGAGGACGACCGGGTGTACCAGGATCGACTGCTGAAGGTCAGTCGTCCATCACTCAGTTAGGCTTGTGGCCTCGCTGGAAGTTTGCACTAAATAGTTTCAATGTTCATTTTGATGTCGTGTTTTTGTTGTGGTTCAGAGTGTGTGAAAGTGTATACAACTCTTTCTTTACAGAAACTGATGGAAGTTCCACTTGGAGAAAATGTTCCTCGGATGAGATGAAGActggttaataaaatattttaaatcatTCTAAGGCAAGTACAGGTATCCTATTTACAAACAGGATCACGTGAAGGAGTCAGGTTTCAAACCTCCCACCACATAGCattaccaaccaaccaaccaaccaacctgtTATATTACATCTCATTGAAGTTTAACATGTTTTGTTCTTTACATGTTACATCTATAGTTACTAGTATCAAAATTCCTCTCTAAGGATACAGTTGCAAAGACAGATTGACAAGACAGGCTAATCAACAACTGtctttcttgtttattttttattaaagttttaaaatattttttcaatgtCACTAAACAACTTAAGAAATAACCAGAAGGTGTTTGTCAACTTAAACATGACAGTCTATATTGTGAGATATTATACAAAGTGTAAATGCAGGGTATACCATGTAATAAATAGGCTACTCATGCAATAAAGTATTTTATTGATTTGAAAATTACTTTTATGACAGGTCTCATTTTTCTATTCTCAATTGCTGTCTCTGGGTGTGCGTTCCAAACACGTACAGTCCACTTACCTTCGCCTATTGCCCTTGGGGGAAGCCCCGCGGCCATGTTTGCCGTCAGTCCAAacaattagccaagcaagggaagttgaCAATGTAAGACCCTCAGCCCTCGTTTGTGATCGAGTGTGCAATTCTGTTCACTTCGCGGCCTGAAACACCCCATAATTAAATGTGTGATGATTGAACATcagctaagaaaagtcagccaaaacttaaAACTAACATCAATATGAGAGTAGTCAAAataagtgtaagtaaaaacaaattgtaaataagttagaaattgtgctattaatgcacatgacggcactAACACGTCTGGTAAAAGTTGTGATgcttttgtttggttagcttttggaaacgtTAACTTACCCTGACATCACACTTATATATTATACTTTTCAGTTAACCTGATATCGTCGGATGGCTAGTATTCGATGTCTGCGGATGCGTTGTCTTCTAGCCAAGATATAGCCAAGATATGAAATGCAATCATAATGGACTGTAGCGCATATACAGCACACACAACTGCTACCGGTGGTTCCATGATGACAGAAATCCGTGGGACGAACGAGTGGCGGATTTCCgggcaagggcggtccatttaaaatgAATCCATTCTTCCCTCACCCTttgccctgcaagtgtcaacTCATCATGTGTCATGATACGTCATCTTCTTTGGTGGGGTTTATCGGTAGTTGGCAttcaacgttatggtgcattaccgccacctgctgtactggagtgtgggccagcgacagggagaaactaaatcctacctgccGGCTCCGTTGCTCTAAAAAAGATaacgagtgacgcagcggtctaaggcactgcatcgcagtgctagaagcgtcactacagacccgggttcaatcccaggctgtgttgcagccggcgcACAATTGATCCAGCGTcgtgagggtttggctggccgggatgtccttgtcccatcgcgctctagcaactccttgtggtgggccgggtgctgGGACACGCTGACTGCGGTCGCCAGTtgtaaggtgtttcctccgacacattggttcgGCTAGAAGCAgagcggcttggcagggtcgtgtttcggaggacacatggctctcgaccgtcgcctctcccgagtccgtacgggagttgcagtaaggaaaaaattataaaataatgaaatatgagACTATCGAATGAACTTCTACTCAATATATACTCcttaaactaatttcctgtatccccttctccctcatactagatctcagcctctctctttccctctgatactgcccacacATGCTCCAcggtctctgtttcctggcaataatcacactttcctgttggatgTTTTCCGATCACATTTAAGGTCTTATTCTTCCGGTCTTATTCTTACTTATCCATTTAAGGTCTaataacttccggcgccgacaaagatggccgcctcgcttcgcgttcctaggaaactatgcagtattttgtttttttacgtgttatttcttacattggtaccccaggtaatcttaggtttcattacatacagtcgggaggaactactgaatataagagcaacgtcaactcaccatcattaccatcattacgaccagaaatatgactctcccgaagcggatcctgtgttttgccttccacccagtacaatggatcggatcccagccggcgactctaaacaacgacgccgtaaaaggggcaaacgaagtggtcttctggtcaggctccggagacgggcacatcgcgctccactccctagcatactactcgccaatgtccagtctcttaacAAGGTTGATggaatccgagcaagggtagcattccagagagacatcagagactaacgttctttgcttcacggaaacatggctaactcaagagacgctaacggagtcggtgcagccagctggtttcttcacgcatcgcgccgacagaaacaagcatctttctggtaagaagacaTACCGGAGTAtgtcttatgattaacgagacgtggtgtgatcataacaacatacaggaactcaagtcattctgttcaccagatttagaattcctcacaatcaaatgtcgaccgcattatctaccaagggaattctcttcgattataaatcacagccgtatatattcccccccaagcagacacatcgatggccctgaacgaactttctgactctatgtaaactggaaaccacacatcctgaggctgcattcattgtagccggggattttaacaaggctaatctgaaaacaaaactccctaaattctatcagcatatcgattgtgctaccagggctggtaaaaccctggatcattgttattctaacttccgcgacgcatataagtgtcacgacttccgccgaagtcggcccttctccttgttcgggtggtgttcggcggtcgacgtcaccggctttctagtcaccaccgatccatgtttcagttttgttttgtctgtattacacacacctggtttcaactCCCAcatcatgttccttatttaactcTCTGGCATgcatttctgttctgtccgtgattgttggtgtctttagtggttgttgtatgtgcttgtgtgtatgtatgttcctATTTGGAATTTTGCTTGACTTTTTTGAGTAAACTCCGTTGTGTTGCTCAAAATCCTGTGTCCTGCGCCTCactccgctacatctctgcacccaatcgctgacaataaggccctcccccgccctcctttcggaaaagctgaccacgactccattttgttgcttccagcctacaaacagaaactaaaacaagaagctcccgcgctcaggtctgttcaacgctggtccgaccaatcggactccacgcttcaagactgcttcgatcacgtgcattgggatatgttccgcattgcgtccaacaacaacattgacgaatacgctgattcggtgagcgagttcattagaaagtgcatctgcgacgttatacccacagcaacgattaaaacattcccaaaccagaaaccatggattgatggcagcattcgcgcgaaactgaaagtgcgaaccactgcttttaaccagggcaaggtgaccggaaacatgaccgaatacaaacagtgtagctattccctccgcaaggcaatcaaacaagctaagtgccagtatagagacaaagtagagtcgcaattcaacagctcagacacaagaggtatgtggcagggtctacagtcaatcacggattacaaaaagaaaaccagccccgtggcggaccaggatgtcttgctcccagacagactaaataacttttttgctcgctttgaggccaatacagtgccactgacacggcccgctaacaAAACCTGCGggttctccttcactgcagccgacgtgagtaaaacatttaaacgtgttaaccctcgcaaggctgcaggaccagatggcattcccagccgcgtcctcagagcatgcgcagaccagctggctggtgtgtttacggacatattcaagcAATCCTTATCcccgtctgctgttcccacatgcttcaagagggccaccattgttcctgttcccaagaaagctaaggtaactgagctaaatgactaccgccccgtagcactcacttccgtcatcatgaagtgctttgagagactagtcaaggaccatatcacccccaccctacctgacaccctagacccactccaatttgcttacctccccaataggtccacagacgatgcaatcgcaaccacactgccctaacccatctggacaagaggaatacctatgtaagaatgctgttcattgactacagctctgcattcaacaccatagtaccttccaagctcaaccccgctctgtgcaattgtgtcctggactttgacgggccgcccccaggtgatgaaggtaggaaacaacatctccacttcgctgatccttaacactggggacccacaagggtgcgtgctcagccccctcctgtactccctgttcactcatgactgcttggccttgcacgcctccaactcaatcatcaagtttgcagatgacacaacagtagtgggcttgattaccaacaatgacgagacagcctacagggaggaggtgagtgcactcggagtgtggcgtcaggaaaacaacctctcactcaacatcaacaaaacaaaggagatgatcgtggacttcaggaaacagcagagtgagcacccccctatctacatcgacgggacagcagtggaggttAAGTTCCTCGGTAtacacatcacgaacaaactgaaatggtccacccacacagacagtgtggtgaaggcgcaacagcgcctcttcaacctcaggaagctgaataaatttggcttgtcacctaaaaccttcaaacttttacagaagcacaattgagagcatcctgtcgggctgtatcaccgcctggtacagcaactgcaccgcccacaaccgcaaggctctccagactgaaaaacagcttctatcgcaaggccatcagactgttaaaccgccatcactaacacagaggctgctgcctacagtcGTGGCctaaagttgagaatgacacaaatatacattttcacaaagtctgctgcctcagtttgtatgatggcaatttgcatatactccagaatgttatgaagagtggtcaaatgaattacaattaattgcaaagtccctctttgccatgcaaatgaactgaatcccccaaaaacatttccactgcatttcagccctgccacaaaaggaccagctgacatgtcagtgattctctcgttaacacaggtgtgagtgttgacgaggacaaggctggagatcactctgtcatgctgattgagttcgaataacagactggaagcttcagaAAGGagctgtcaaccatggttacctggaacgaaacatgtgccgtcatcattgctttgcacaaaaagggcttcacaggcaaggatattgctgccagtaagattgcacctaaatcaaccatttatcgcatcatcaagaacttcaaggagagcggttcaattgttgtgaagaaagcttcagggcgcccaagaaagtcaagcaagcaccaggactgtctcctaaagttgattcagctgcaggatcgtggcaccaccagtacagagcttgcgtgcatctgcacgcacagtgaggcgaagacttttggaggatagcctggtgtcaagaagggcagcaaagaagccacttctctccaggaaaaccaTCAGGGAGagactgatattctgaaaaaggtacagggattggactgctgaggactggggtaaattcattttctctgatgaatcccctttccgattgtttggggcatccggaaaaaagcttgtccggagaagacaaggtgagcgctaccatcagtcctgtgtcatgccaacagtaaagcatcctgagacctgtctcttatacacatctagatgtgtataagagacagatcttgacgaccacgtgtaacacctgcacaggatcggtacatccgaaaatcacacctgcgggacaggtacaaaatggcaacaactgcccgagttaccccaggaacgcacaatccctccatcagtgctcagactgtccgcaataggctgagaggctggacttagggcttgtaggcctgttgtaaggcctgtctcttatacacatctagatgtgtataagagacagggattggactgctgaggactggggtaaattcattttctctgatgaatcccctttccgattgtttggggcatccggaaaaaagcttgtccggagaagacaaggtgagcgctaccatcagtcctgtgtcatgccaacagtagagcctgtctcttatacacatctagatgtgtataagagacaggtcaaaaagtgctcttcactgatgagtcgcggttttgtctcaccaggggtgatggtcggattcgcgtttatcatcgaagaaatgagcgttacaccgaggcaggtactctggagtgggattgatttgaaggtggagggtccgtcatggtctggggtgttgtgtcacagcatcatcggactgagcttgttgtcattgcaggcaatcttaacgctgtgcgttacagggaaaacatcctcctccctcatgtggtacccttcctgcaggctcatcctgacatgaccctccaccatgacaatgccaccagacatactgctcgttctgtgcgtgatttcctgcaagacaggaatgtcagtgttctgccatggccagcgaagagcctggatctcaatcccattgagcacgtctgggacctgttggatcggagggtgagggctagggccattcccccccagaaatgtccgggaacttgcaggtgccttggtggaagagtggggtgacatctcacagcaagaactggcaaatctggtacagtccatgaggaggagttactgttacttttgattttgaaccgcccccttgttcagggacacattattccatttctgttaatcacatgtctgtggaacctgttcagtttatgtctcagttgctgAATCTTGTATGTttatacacatgttaagtttgctgaaaataaacgcgtgagaggacgtttctttttttgctgagtttatattactgtattttataccatctattgcatcttgcccaAGCCGCTAGGTCATCGCACAtccatatttatatgtacatattcttattccatccctttagatttgtgtgtattaggtagttgtggaattgttagattactgcactgtcggaactagaagcacaagcattgctacactcacattaacatctgctgaccatgtgtatgagaccaataaaatttgatttgaagtgtccacttaatttgagggctgaggggtgtgtcttttgtgtttttttatgcaGTCTGGTGTTAATTGTGGGAGGCTCTGCCTGGGCATAGGCCATATTTTAAGCGATATGTTGCCTCCTGGCGTCACAACAGTACCTAAATTAGTTCTGTAAAGTCACGTGATTTCTGGGAAAGGGGACgtctccctctgctctgtgcGAGGCTAGTAAACAACTTCTGGATTTCCAGTCAAAGTGCTATGCGGGGGTGCGCTCAGCTGTATTTAGGAAACGGAGAAAACGCAACCTAAGGTAAGCGAAACCAGATCACCCAATAAAATACATTCATGACAATCATTCTAAATCTGTGGAAAAGATGTTGTTTCACTTCATGTGCAATCTTGATTTATTTAGTTCGCTATTTTTAGATGGAGACTAATAGTTTAATATATTTCATACCAACCGATGCAGAATAAAAAAGTAATTACTTTATGATCATGATCATGATCAAAATGATTAGGTcgtttgtggctcagttggtcgaGCATAGCGCTTGCAACGCccgagttgtgggttcgattcccacgggccACCCgtacgaaaaaaaaaaaatgtatgcactcactactgtaagtcgctctggataagagcgtctgctgtaGTTATTTCATGCTTTGTCATGAATATACAATGAAATATATAGTATCGTCTTCAAGTATAATCACAGTCAAACCAGCTTTGGCAGAATATTTATTCACcagaaataaatcatttaaaagtcCAGTAAGTAACAATGTgagcgacccgaccaaattcatatagaaatgtgagttatggatatgtcattttcattgaaagcaagtctgataAGCTGTATATCCGTTATTTGTGCGCTACTTCTATGCTTACGGCTAGCTTTTGCAtctttttactttcggttttgtacaccatcttcaaacagctgaaaataactTTTGTTATTTATGCACTACCACACTCATCCCAGCTAACACACTCTTCACGTATTATATTTGGTTGATATAGTGGTATAGTTGGTATAGTGTGTCGTTTTTAATCAGACACAAAAATGTGTATTGCCAAACTAGATTCAAATAAAGTTATACCTCGTCTTCACAGCTATGGCATCTGGGAAAATTCGCTCCACGCGCAAACTACGCGCTTGGATGGTAGAACAGGTGAGTGTTTGTGGAGGATGGGCTCAATAGTCAAATGTGTGTTCATTGTAACAGCTGATTACAGTGAGTGTTTCAGCTGGTATGTCATAGTGATAGGTAGAGTCAATGTACTGTCTGGGAAATGGGTCGAGTCTTTCCCAAGCAACACTCACCACATCCTGTTGAATGTATTGGTGCAGGTCAGCAGTGGGAAGTACCCTGGCCTGATATGGGACGACGACGACAAGACCATGTTCCGTATACCATGGAAACACGCCGGGAAACAAGACTTCCGCAGCGAAGTGGATGGTGCCATCTTCAAGGTCCGTCCTGACACTAACAACTTTACGAGTACTAGTTCATTGACTATTCATTTTACAGTAGGctcgtcatgtattatctattAAAAACACAGTAGTAGATATTACTTCCTGCGTCAATGCTTTCTCTTTCTACTCCTCGACAGGCGTGGGCAGTGTTTAAGGGGAAGTTGTCTGAGGGGGGTCATGCGGACCCTGCCTCCTGGAAGACGCGGCTGCGAGTTGCTCTCAATAAGAGCCCGGAGTTCAGAGAGGAACCCGAGAGGTCACAGCTGGAAATCTCCGAACCATACAAAGTCTACCGCCTCGTACCCATCAACGAACAAGGTGAGACAAGCACACACGCTGTTAGTTTGTTATACTACTATGTTTATTTCTACCCCTCTGCTAAGATGTTCCAGCAATTTCCTTTTGATCCTTTGGTCTTGTGTAGACATCTATAACCACATCATCATACCTACGATCTGGGAATAGAAACTGGGTGTAGCCGCATACAGTCTAAGTTTCATCAAGGTTGAGAAGATTGGTATTTTGAATATTTGCGAACTTCAATACTCCCTCAGTCAGTCCAAAGGGACATAGTCATACCAGAGTCAACAGTGCAAATTAGCACAACAATAACTCCATATAGTTTGTAGCTATGGAGACAACTTCAAAGCAGGTTTAAGTGCAGTAAACAAATTCGTGACCTATGGTCCCTTTTCTCTTCACAGCATTGGGGAGTGTTGACATGAAGTTCCAAGCCAGagcaggggggaggaagagaaggagccGCGATTCAGACATCGAGGCAGAGGAAGAGGTGGTGAAGGTCAAACAGATGAAAGAAGTTACCACCTCCCTACCAATCACCATGGTAGGTCTGGCATTTTGAGGAGAAAATAACAATCCAATGGAAACAAGTTAAAACTTTTGGATGCATCTCTATTAGTTATGTCAGTCTCTCTCACCGACATGTTTGATGTTTCTATTTATCAGTCTGTTCAGGAGATTGAGGAAAGTGTTCTTACAATCCAGCTAGACCAGGTTGATCAGCCCTCGGTCATGGTGAAGAGTGCTGGGAGTAAGTATGTCTGTCAGACACTGAATCTCTGTTAGTTGATGTTGGATCTCTCAGCCACAGTCTCTTCATTCTGGGGAGTTCCAATAGCATGTGGTTGATTGACATGCTCTTGACATTCTGTTGTATTCCTCTAGCAGTCAATGAGATCCAGGTGAACTTCACGATCGAGACCGTCCCTCCCCCTGGAGGTAATGCTACTGATGCTGCTGTAAATGCTAGACAGAGTATATCAGATCTGTTTTTCATCACATACACTGTGaaaatgtctctctgtctctcattcaatctcattctctcccccagCCCAGGACTCTTTCCATGTCTTAGTGAAGTACATGGGAGAGGAGGTGCTTAAACGTGGGGTCATGGGCAGCGATGTCCGGATCGCCTATCTGCCCTCCTCGCCTGTTCCCCCCACCCTGATGGTGGCTGGGTTCCCCCGCATCCCTCTGCCCGACCCCCCCTCCACCTTGACCTCCGGCATCGGGCCCCAGTTCCAGGCCCTCTCCACCCTGCTGCCCCTTATGGAGAAAGGGGTGATCCTGACCTCCACAAGAACAGGGGTCTATGCTAAGCGCTACTGCCAGGGCCAGGTGTTCTGGACAGGGCCACATTCAGCCACGGCGGGCCCCCACAAGATGAACCATGCTGTGGAGCCCGTGCGGCTCTTCGATAGAGAGGCTTTCAGAATGGGTGAGTGACATGGGGCTGTTCACTCTCTCGGTGACGATCACCCCACTTCTTTTTTGTCCCCTTAATGGATTTGAGTATTTCAGCAGTCAGTGTATTTACTGACTCTGTTTCCTTAGAGCTGGACCACTTCTGCAGCTACGGGGGAGACCCTCCTCAGTGTGGCTTCACCTTGTGTTTCAGTGACAAAGAGGACCCATCCAGCAAACTCATCATCACACAGGTACAGCTGACCAAGCCGTTCCCACCTACTCATAAAATAACTGTTAAACCTgttcaaatgtaaacaaaaaGGTGTAGCAAATTAATGTTAATACTAGAGTCTATTCAATCCGCATCgcagaagttcagctttacagcgtgattgaaatttaaaggcaatattcCCACTTTGAGCCGACGAATGCAGTCTTCGCTAatctgaaattacctttaaaatatataaaatcggAGAATCTGTTAAcagctttacagattgaatagatcCCTAAGGTTTATGGAAGTACAGGATCGCTACGCCTTATTTTTCACTGTGAAATAAAGAGGGATTGAACcagccatcccctctcctccagaTAACCCTACCCTGGGCTCAGCAGCAGGTCAAGGTAGCTGAAGACTTCCGGGAGTCAATGACCATAACCAGCGAATCAGGAGAGGTCACCATCAACCTGGTATCAGGTTCATTGCTATCcgagatccttgggacgtccctaccgtAAAccctaaacattaaaaaaaataaacttcaAATGGGGGCGGGATAGCATGTAACAGTGGCCTTTAGCATCCAATCACAGGACATCttgttttacaattttttatttatccgttattttaccaggtaagttgactgagaacacgttctcatttacagcaacgacctggggagagggggggtgaatgagccaatcgtaaactggggattattaggtgaccatgatggtttgagggccagattgggaatttagccaggacaccagagtTAACATCCCTActtttacaataagtgccatgggatctttaatgacatcagtcaggacacccgtttaacgtcccatccgaaagacagcaccctacacagggcagtgtccccaatcactgccctggggcattgggatKTTTTMtttagaccagaggaaagagtgcctcctactggccctccaacaccacttccagcagcatctggtctcccatccagggactgaccaggaccaaccctgcttagcttcagaagcaagccagcagtggtatgcagggtggtatgctgctggctttgTATAATTgactattctttttttaaatgaagcaCTGTCTGATCTGATACTAAGGCATACACATGATGCACTAAATACTTGTCTGAATAGCACTACATGGAGTGGAAGACATCACTTTGATTTAGCCCTCAGTATTGCTCTTTACCAACTTGTGATGTTATACTGATGTTCCAAACTCACTTGTATATGGAGTCAGATACTTCTACTCCTTGTTGCCGTCTTTGAATGCTGACTGGTACTGCATCAGACACCTCTCCGTGTCCTCATGTTGCTTACATAGTGTACCTGTTGACCAAGTTGTTTTATGTAGCATATGAGAGAAACACTGACAGGCTCTGAAGCCATAGTAGGCTGAAGGTCAGTGATTTGATCATCACCATGCCAACCATTATGAGGCGGGAAACGAACTTGTCTTCCATTTCTGTTTCTGAAAGTGGTAAcgcttgttaagcacatttctataGAGAACATTAATATTCCTAGACTTTGAAGCAGGCTCCTTCACTAGAGAAATTGGACTCATAAATGTGTTTGCAAGTATGTATTCAAGAGCAAGTgagtttgttttgtatttgttaatCTTCTCTCCATAACCCAGCATTTACTACTAGTCCCAACCGTAAGAAGTTAATTGAGATCGGCTCAGTTTTGCATGGCAGGTCACTTTACAGGTTTACCCAATTAGTAAATTACACAAGCCACCATATAAAGCAGGTGTGGAGACTGTTCGAGGGTTATGGAGACTGTTCTAGGGTTATGGTGTGTGGAGACTGTTCTAGGGTTATGGTGTGTGGAGACTGTTCTAGGGTTATGGTGTGTGGAGACTGTTCTAGGGACCATGTCTGAAAGGTTGTTT from Salvelinus sp. IW2-2015 linkage group LG27, ASM291031v2, whole genome shotgun sequence includes the following:
- the LOC111953786 gene encoding interferon regulatory factor 8 isoform X2, yielding MASGKIRSTRKLRAWMVEQVSSGKYPGLIWDDDDKTMFRIPWKHAGKQDFRSEVDGAIFKAWAVFKGKLSEGGHADPASWKTRLRVALNKSPEFREEPERSQLEISEPYKVYRLVPINEQALGSVDMKFQARAGGRKRRSRDSDIEAEEEVVKVKQMKEVTTSLPITMSVQEIEESVLTIQLDQVDQPSVMVKSAGINEIQVNFTIETVPPPGAQDSFHVLVKYMGEEVLKRGVMGSDVRIAYLPSSPVPPTLMVAGFPRIPLPDPPSTLTSGIGPQFQALSTLLPLMEKGVILTSTRTGVYAKRYCQGQVFWTGPHSATAGPHKMNHAVEPVRLFDREAFRMELDHFCSYGGDPPQCGFTLCFSDKEDPSSKLIITQITLPWAQQQVKVAEDFRESMTITSESGEVTINLVSGSLLSEILGTSLP
- the LOC111953786 gene encoding interferon regulatory factor 8 isoform X1, coding for MASGKIRSTRKLRAWMVEQVSSGKYPGLIWDDDDKTMFRIPWKHAGKQDFRSEVDGAIFKAWAVFKGKLSEGGHADPASWKTRLRVALNKSPEFREEPERSQLEISEPYKVYRLVPINEQALGSVDMKFQARAGGRKRRSRDSDIEAEEEVVKVKQMKEVTTSLPITMSVQEIEESVLTIQLDQVDQPSVMVKSAGTVNEIQVNFTIETVPPPGAQDSFHVLVKYMGEEVLKRGVMGSDVRIAYLPSSPVPPTLMVAGFPRIPLPDPPSTLTSGIGPQFQALSTLLPLMEKGVILTSTRTGVYAKRYCQGQVFWTGPHSATAGPHKMNHAVEPVRLFDREAFRMELDHFCSYGGDPPQCGFTLCFSDKEDPSSKLIITQITLPWAQQQVKVAEDFRESMTITSESGEVTINLVSGSLLSEILGTSLP